The Microbacterium horticulturae genome has a window encoding:
- the priA gene encoding bifunctional 1-(5-phosphoribosyl)-5-((5-phosphoribosylamino)methylideneamino)imidazole-4-carboxamide isomerase/phosphoribosylanthranilate isomerase PriA, which yields MPSDFAATPELILLPAVDVADGKAVRLTQGEAGSETDYGDPIEAALDWAHQGAQWVHLVDLDAAFGRGSNAAILRKVIRQLKGVQVELSGGIRDDASLEAALESGAARINLGTAALENPEWAADVIRRYGDAIAVGLDVRGTTLAARGWTREGGDLWTVLARLEDAGCSRYVVTDVTKDGTLRGPNLDLLRQLTERTPKPIVASGGVSSLDDIAALRELVPLGVEGAIIGKALYAGEFTLAEALDVARN from the coding sequence GTGCCCAGTGATTTCGCCGCCACGCCCGAACTGATCCTCCTGCCCGCCGTCGATGTGGCCGACGGCAAGGCGGTCCGCCTCACCCAGGGCGAAGCCGGCAGTGAGACCGACTACGGCGACCCGATCGAGGCGGCGCTGGACTGGGCTCACCAGGGCGCGCAGTGGGTACACCTCGTCGACCTTGACGCGGCGTTCGGGCGTGGAAGCAACGCCGCCATCCTGCGCAAGGTCATCCGCCAGCTCAAGGGCGTGCAGGTCGAGCTGTCCGGCGGCATCCGCGACGACGCTTCGCTGGAGGCCGCGCTCGAATCGGGGGCTGCCCGCATCAACCTCGGCACCGCGGCGTTGGAGAACCCGGAGTGGGCCGCGGACGTCATCCGCCGATACGGCGACGCCATCGCGGTCGGTCTCGACGTGCGCGGCACGACGCTCGCCGCCCGCGGCTGGACCCGTGAGGGCGGCGACCTGTGGACGGTGCTCGCGCGTCTCGAAGACGCCGGGTGCAGCCGGTACGTCGTCACCGATGTCACGAAGGACGGCACCCTGCGCGGCCCGAATCTCGATCTTCTGCGTCAGCTGACCGAGCGCACCCCCAAGCCGATCGTCGCGAGCGGCGGCGTGTCGAGCCTCGACGACATCGCGGCGCTGCGAGAGCTCGTGCCGTTGGGCGTCGAGGGCGCGATCATCGGCAAGGCTCTCTATGCGGGCGAGTTCACCCTCGCCGAGGCGCTGGATGTCGCACGGAACTGA
- the infC gene encoding translation initiation factor IF-3, whose translation MSDPRTNERIRVPEVRLVGPNGEQVGVVAIQVAQRLAQEADLDLVEVAPNSKPPVVKIMDYGKYKYEAAQKAKEARRNQANTVLKEVRFRLKIEAHDYITKLKRAEGFLEAGDKVKAMILFRGREQQRPEQGVRLLKKFAEDVAELGTVESNPRIDGRNMVMVIAPHKNKSEVKTEQNAQRAANKQAARQAKAAASGPSDTPADPAE comes from the coding sequence ATCAGCGATCCCCGCACCAACGAGCGCATCCGCGTCCCCGAGGTCCGACTCGTCGGACCCAACGGTGAGCAGGTCGGCGTCGTCGCCATCCAGGTTGCGCAGCGTCTGGCTCAGGAGGCAGATCTCGATCTCGTCGAGGTCGCGCCCAACTCGAAGCCGCCCGTGGTCAAGATCATGGATTACGGCAAGTACAAGTACGAAGCCGCCCAGAAGGCGAAGGAAGCCCGCCGCAACCAGGCCAACACGGTCCTGAAAGAGGTCCGCTTCCGCCTCAAGATCGAGGCCCACGACTACATCACCAAGCTCAAGCGCGCCGAGGGCTTCCTGGAGGCGGGTGACAAGGTCAAGGCCATGATCCTGTTCCGCGGCCGCGAGCAGCAGCGCCCCGAGCAGGGCGTTCGTCTGCTCAAGAAGTTCGCCGAGGATGTCGCCGAGCTGGGTACGGTCGAGTCGAACCCGCGCATCGACGGTCGCAACATGGTCATGGTGATCGCACCGCACAAGAACAAGTCCGAAGTCAAGACCGAGCAGAACGCCCAGCGCGCCGCCAACAAGCAGGCCGCCCGCCAGGCGAAGGCTGCGGCCTCCGGCCCCTCGGACACTCCTGCGGACCCGGCCGAATAG
- a CDS encoding DUF1844 domain-containing protein → MNTTAGPSNEDVARQARWEEQEKRAAAATRDIADVPAVEVITTTAVHLMSAAAVKLGLADEPGEQLDLDEARKLINALAGLITAGSPEISSAHAAPLRDGLRSLQLAFREASPVPDPIGKGPGEKWTGPVS, encoded by the coding sequence GTGAACACGACAGCTGGCCCTTCGAACGAGGATGTCGCGCGCCAGGCGCGCTGGGAAGAGCAGGAGAAGCGCGCCGCCGCCGCGACCCGCGACATCGCGGATGTGCCGGCCGTCGAGGTCATCACGACCACTGCGGTGCACCTGATGAGCGCCGCCGCCGTGAAGCTGGGCCTGGCCGATGAGCCGGGCGAGCAGCTCGACCTCGACGAGGCTCGCAAGCTCATCAACGCTCTGGCGGGCCTTATCACCGCGGGCTCACCAGAGATCAGCAGCGCGCATGCCGCGCCCCTGCGCGACGGGCTGCGCTCGCTGCAGCTGGCATTCCGCGAGGCATCGCCCGTACCCGACCCGATCGGCAAGGGTCCGGGCGAGAAGTGGACGGGCCCGGTCTCCTGA
- a CDS encoding SseB family protein, with translation MSHGTDESCGHDPHITDSAGVPWAGRSFRANPHSGDDGSADPALLAALTAFTGGAGDRVAIVDAYRDARLLIPLVAEKGDEGVGPTGLPVDKTQELSIVTVAAPDGRRVLPVFSSVQAMGRWDATARPVPVEGVRTALAAVDDETDLIVIDPASDTEHVLRRPAVWAIAQQIGWEPSYRSTDVFTGLQESVARELAVIDVAVADGDPSGRLRGPELLVHLKLVDGLGQEQLDAVLARLAKRWAADDRIATLVDSLSVKLSR, from the coding sequence ATGTCGCACGGAACTGACGAGAGCTGCGGGCACGACCCGCACATCACCGACTCGGCAGGCGTTCCGTGGGCCGGCCGGTCGTTCCGCGCCAATCCGCACTCCGGCGACGACGGGTCGGCGGACCCGGCGCTGCTGGCCGCGCTGACGGCTTTCACCGGCGGCGCTGGTGACCGGGTCGCCATCGTCGACGCTTACCGGGACGCGCGGCTGCTGATCCCGCTGGTCGCCGAGAAGGGCGACGAGGGCGTGGGGCCCACGGGGCTGCCCGTCGACAAGACGCAGGAGCTCTCGATCGTGACGGTGGCAGCGCCCGACGGGCGGCGTGTGCTGCCCGTGTTCTCGTCGGTGCAGGCGATGGGACGGTGGGATGCCACGGCCCGCCCGGTTCCGGTCGAGGGCGTGCGCACGGCCCTGGCGGCCGTCGACGACGAGACCGACCTCATCGTGATCGATCCCGCGTCCGACACCGAGCACGTCCTGCGACGGCCCGCCGTCTGGGCCATCGCACAGCAGATCGGGTGGGAACCGAGCTACCGCAGCACGGACGTGTTCACAGGTCTCCAGGAGAGCGTCGCCCGCGAACTCGCCGTCATCGACGTCGCGGTCGCCGACGGCGACCCGTCGGGGCGCCTGCGTGGGCCCGAACTGCTCGTGCACCTGAAGCTCGTCGACGGACTCGGCCAGGAGCAGCTCGACGCCGTGCTCGCACGGCTGGCCAAGCGCTGGGCCGCCGACGACCGCATCGCGACGCTCGTCGACTCGTTGAGCGTGAAGCTCAGCCGCTGA